From Candoia aspera isolate rCanAsp1 chromosome 4, rCanAsp1.hap2, whole genome shotgun sequence, a single genomic window includes:
- the LOC134496362 gene encoding olfactory receptor 1C1-like: MLVAEKENETGITEFILLGLRNPGELQPFLFLLFLVIYLVTVIGNILIIVLVAADQHLHTPMYFFLGNLSCLETCYSSTILPKMLTSLLTGDRTITVSCCLTQYYFFGSCVGVETFLLAAMSYDRYLAICRPLFYTSIMNSKFCFQLMAGVWINGLIVNSIVVSLLAQLSFCGSNIIDHYLCDLTPLEKLTCSDPTLFKHIVLLLSFVFTIPPFLLTFSSYVCIIASIITIQSTVGRQKAFSTCSSHLMVVCLFYGTLIIVYMFRDTPTMTHLNKIFSMFYTILTPLANPLIYTLRNKEVHKALSRVLMKFTIVWGKCP; encoded by the coding sequence ATGTTGgttgcagagaaagaaaatgagacaGGCATCACAGAATTTATCCTtttagggttgagaaaccctggtgaactgcagccttttctttttttgctcttcTTGGTGATTTATCTTGTGACAGTAATTGGGAACATCCTCATCATTGTGTTAGTTGCAGCGGACCAACACCTTCacacccccatgtacttcttcctggGAAATTTGTCTTGCCTCGAAACCTGCTATTCTTCAACTATCTTGCCAAAAATGTTGACCAGTTTGCTAACTGGAGACAGAACGATTACTGTGAGTTGTTGCCTAACCCAATATTATTTCTTTGGCTCTTGTGTGGGTGTAGAAACATTTCTCCTTGCAGCAATGTCTTATGACCGTTACTTGGCAATATGTAGACCTTTGTTTTATACTTCTATTATGAACAGTAAGTTTTGTTTCCAGCTTATGGCTGGGGTATGGATAAATGGTCTGATAGTTAATAGCATTGTTGTGTCTCTGCTAGCCCAGCTCTCTTTCTGTGGATCCAATATAATAGACCATTACTTATGTGACTTGACTCCATTGGAAAAACTGACCTGCAGCGATCCTACACTATTTAAACACATTGTTCTCCTCTTGTCCTTTGTTTTTACCATTCCTCCATTTTTACTGACCTTCAGTTCTTATGTTTGCATCATTGCCAGCATCATAACAATCCAATCTACAGTTGGAAGGCAAAAAGCTTTTTCTACCTGCTCTTCTCATCTCATGGTGGTTTGTCTTTTTTATGGCACATTAATCATTGTCTATATGTTCAGAGACACCCCCACTATGACACACCTCAATAAAATCTTCTCTATGTTTTATACAATCCTGACTCCTCTGGCCAATCCCCTCATCTACACTTTAAGAAATAAAGAAGTTCACAAAGCCTTAAGTCGGGTTCTCATGAAATTTACAATTGTTTGGGGAAAATGTCCTTAG
- the LOC134496364 gene encoding olfactory receptor 5G9-like, whose translation MLAGEQGNETGITKFILLGLGNHTELWPFLFLVFLVIYLVTITGNIFIIVLVAVDQHLHTPMYFFLRNLSCLEICYTSTILPKMLSNLLTGDRTITVSGCLCQYYFFGSCVGVEAFLLAAMSYDRYLAICRPLFYASVMNRKLCFQLTAGAWLNGVMANSIVVFLLAQFPFCGSNAIDHYFCELFPLEKLTCSDPKLFKLIVLLLAFIFTIPPFLLTISSYVHIIASVIRIQSTIGRRKAFSTCSSHLAVVCLFYGTIIIVYLLPDSLTLRQLNKIFSIFYTILTPLVNPLIYTLRNKEVHKALRRVLIKLAFFGGERII comes from the coding sequence ATGTTGGCTGGAGAGCAAGGAAATGAGACAGGCATCACCAAATTCATCCTCTTGGGTTTGGGGAATCACACAGAATTgtggccttttcttttcttagtctTCCTGGTGATTTATCTTGTGACAATAACTGGCAACATTTTCATCATTGTGCTAGTTGCAGTGGACCAACACCTTCAtacccccatgtacttcttcctaaGAAACTTGTCCTGTCTTGAGATCTGCTATACCTCAACTATCTTGCCAAAAATGTTGAGCAATCTGTTAACTGGAGACAGAACGATTACTGTGAGTGGGTGCCTCTGCCAATATTATTTCTTTGGCTCTTGTGTGGGCGTAGAAGCATTTCTCCTTGCAGCAATGTCTTATGACCGTTACTTAGCAATATGTAGACCTTTGTTCTATGCTTCTGTTATGAACAGGAAACTTTGTTTCCAGCTTACGGCTGGGGCATGGCTAAATGGTGTGATGGCTAATAGCATAGTTGTGTTTCTGTTAGCCCAGTTTCCTTTCTGTGGATCTAATGCAATAGACCATTACTTTTGTGAACTCTTCCCActtgaaaaactgacttgcagtGATCCTAAACTATTTAAACTCATTGTTCTTCTCCTGGCCTTCATTTTTACCATTCCTCCATTTTTACTGACCATCAGTTCTTATGTTCATATAATTGCTAGTGTCATAAGAATCCAATCCACCATTGGAAGGCGGAAAGCTTTTTCAACCTGCTCATCTCATCTTGCTGTGGTTTGTCTTTTTTATGGCACAATTATCATTGTGTATTTATTGCCAGACAGTCTGACTCTGAGACAGCTTAATAAAATCTTCTCCATCTTTTACACTATCTTGACTCCCCTGGTCAATCCCCTCATCTACACATTAAGAAACAAAGAAGTTCACAAAGCTTTAAGACGGGTTCTCATTAAATTGGCTTTTTTTGGTGGGGAAAGGATAATCTGA